CCCGGCCAGGCCCGCGCCGATGACCAGGACGTCGGTATAGATGACCTTCACCGGTTACCTCCAGCTTCTGCCGGCGCGGCGGGCGGTGCGGCACCGGGCGCGTGCTGCTCCCACTTCGGCTGGTAGCGCTCGCCGGGATGCGACTGGTAGTAATGGCCGAGCTTCATCAGGGCGCCCAGCGTCGCGAAGCCGATCACCAGCAGGAAGACGGTGATGGCCCATTTCAGCACCTTGAGCCGGTGGCGTGCCTTCCCGGGATTGGCCCCGCCGAACCAGTCCCATTTCACCGCCAGGCGATACAGGCCGATGCCGCCGTGGAACTCGACCGCGAGCAGCAGGAGCGCGTACCAGGGCCACATGTTCTCCTGCCACACGCGGTAGGAGGACTCGTACGGCCCGATCTGCGCCGAGTGGGTCAGCATGATGAACAGATGCGCCGACGCGAGGAAGAACAGCGCGAAGCCGGTGAACGCCTGCGTGAACCACAGCGTCGTGTCCTCGTGGTTCATCATCGCCATGTGGCCCCGGAACGTGCGGAGCTGCCGGAAATTGGCCGGGAACTTGCGCATCGCGAGGAAGGCGTGCGCGATCACCAGGAAGAAGACGACCGCCACCACCAACGTGACGGGGATCGAGACGCCGAACCTGGGCAGCGTGAGGGGATTGGGGTTGCCGTGGCCGAAGAGGAAGTCGCCCTCGAACATCTTGGCCACCGCGTACAGGGCGTCCTGGCTGAGCAGGATGGTCGCGACGAAGGCCATGTGGAACCACATGAACAGCGCCAGGAGCAGGCCGCTCGCACTCTGGAAGTAGTCCAGCCGCGCCGGCCACCGGCTCCTGCGTGGCCTCTCGACCAGATCCGAGCCGGCTATCACGTCGATGGTGCGATTCACGCCAATCTCCCTACCGTCCCGGCGGCCGCGAGGAAGCCCGGGATGCGCGGCCGGCGTCCTCTACGACCCCGCCGCCTTCCCCCGGAAGCATCCGCCGTCCGCCCCGAGCGATCCTGTCCGCGACGAGGCGCCCGCCGAACGATGCGGCGCCAATCCCGCGAGAGCGAACCGTCGTAAGTGTGTTGTCGAGCCGTTGCATGTCGTGGGCAGTGCCCGAAGGGTAGCTTACCAGAGCGGGCGGGAGCCGGCGGCACGTCGCGCGAGAGTCCAGTAGTCTGCCCGGAGGAGGTGTCTGCTCGCGCCGCCTGACACCCGATCCGCCGGGTCGGCACATGCACGGGTTGCTCGCGCCCTGGGACCGTGCTAGGATACCCGAAGCCGAAGGGTGCGGGGGCCATATTTCTATTGACTTGGGCCCACGGCGTTAATCGCCCTGCACCGGCGGAATACCGGCTTATGGACTGCGTCGTTCGGCAGAAACGGCAGTCCGGGAGGATTGGTTCCTGATCGTCCTGCACGGGACCTGGGTCCCTGGCGAACAAGTGCGGGAATTCGTTTTCTGGGGTGAAGGCCCGGGCGGCCTCCTGGATGGAAGCGAACTCCCCGGCCTCATCGCGCGCTTGCGCGTCCAGAGCAACGGCCATTCCGGCAACGGGGCGAACGGACCTGGCCAGGGAGCGCCCCACTCACCTGGAACGCCCGAGACGGCCTTCGGGCCCACCGCGCATGTCAGGCGCCTGGTCGCCCAGTTGCCCACCGTCGCCGACAAGCCCCTCCCCAGCCCGGAGTTGCTCCAGGACATGCCGGCCGGGGACGTGCACCTGGAAGGCTGGCACCTCGAGGGCTATGCGGTTCCCCTCGAGCGCGTCCTGCCGGCGCTGGCCGCGTTGCCCGACGAAGGGCTCGGAACCGACCTCCGCGTCGGCGCCGACCTGCGGTTCTGGCGCAAGGCCGCGCAGTTCGTGCTCGAACTCACGGTCAAGCAGCACGTGGTGCCGGGCATCGAACGGGAAGACACGCGCATCCGGTCCCGCTGGTTCCCGGTCCTGGTGCCGGAGCAGGAGCGCATCAACATCCTGGCGCGCTCGATGCCGCCCGCATGCCGGGCCATCGTCGGC
Above is a genomic segment from Candidatus Tanganyikabacteria bacterium containing:
- a CDS encoding fumarate reductase cytochrome b subunit → MVERPRRSRWPARLDYFQSASGLLLALFMWFHMAFVATILLSQDALYAVAKMFEGDFLFGHGNPNPLTLPRFGVSIPVTLVVAVVFFLVIAHAFLAMRKFPANFRQLRTFRGHMAMMNHEDTTLWFTQAFTGFALFFLASAHLFIMLTHSAQIGPYESSYRVWQENMWPWYALLLLAVEFHGGIGLYRLAVKWDWFGGANPGKARHRLKVLKWAITVFLLVIGFATLGALMKLGHYYQSHPGERYQPKWEQHAPGAAPPAAPAEAGGNR